A window of Amycolatopsis sp. AA4 contains these coding sequences:
- a CDS encoding AAA family ATPase, translated as MAKNGGDMGDGFIPGLTKLIGRDQALDDLRQKLAGGERLIELLGWGGIGKTRLAQELYRDLLRRKTYQDTAFVSLEKYIRFVKSAASAGPPADLAPRILGDVAAALMDSHQPAARDFDSLISLLSARLRHRRALLVIDNAEPVADDVACVLETLLGQDDASGLQVVVTSRENLEIWGESIVSVQPLTCPAEDAGPADGLTDAMNLFLDRATKAAGRPVIEINAWADLVALVRYSQGSPLILNLLAAQLGLGATAVDLLAKIEERGLLWLGFSSGARGIREHHRRLDITMSGSWDLCGEEEQLLWARLSVFSESFGLAAVQEVCSDEKLPRNKVEHLLGNLKLRSIVDPDASGRFTQHAALQEYGLKMLGDVLGEDLSVFRDRHRDWVAKLASDGAREWFSPQEKPWLDALNVDAPNVDAAIDWCIERREVEQGLTIATNAHRVRMPYHHAKEPLVARWFDGLLAIKSEVPTLTRVGALSSIAFMRTVLGDPTALEHLREIKQIAAMFPEARDFPPALAAEGTYQALVMLDPAGMDMLRAAADGFATMGPDFAGDEQMARLMLGMSAGLIGPAHLADLTADECLAHAERAGAPWAITWAQWLYMLPKRTKRLDVGGKVISAQLALGDRWAPGWTAEVKWWELAKHDPEAAARLSGASSAWQEEHHVAIPGLPSFGQHRDAKIDLITSQIGRNGYDKLELEGRGLGKDGIIKLMYIPSPAPPVTLNAHQLRIVSMVAAGWQNRDIAIELNVSAATVSRQLTDVYNKLHLDGDRTKLAAWYKRHGAAGAKR; from the coding sequence ATGGCCAAGAACGGGGGGGATATGGGGGATGGCTTCATCCCGGGTCTGACCAAGCTGATCGGCCGGGACCAGGCGCTCGATGATCTGCGGCAGAAGCTCGCCGGGGGAGAGCGGCTGATTGAGCTGCTCGGGTGGGGCGGAATCGGCAAAACCCGGCTGGCACAAGAACTGTACCGAGATCTTCTTCGACGGAAAACGTACCAAGATACGGCTTTCGTCAGCCTGGAGAAGTATATCCGTTTTGTGAAGTCCGCTGCCTCCGCTGGCCCCCCGGCTGATCTCGCTCCGCGGATTCTTGGTGACGTCGCCGCTGCGCTGATGGATAGCCATCAGCCAGCCGCGCGGGATTTCGACTCGCTAATCTCCCTGCTTTCGGCTCGGCTTCGCCATCGTCGGGCGCTCCTGGTGATCGACAACGCCGAACCGGTTGCCGACGACGTGGCGTGTGTCCTGGAGACGCTCCTGGGGCAGGACGACGCGAGCGGGCTGCAAGTGGTGGTGACCAGCCGCGAGAACCTGGAAATCTGGGGCGAGAGCATCGTCTCTGTCCAGCCGCTGACCTGCCCCGCCGAGGACGCCGGCCCCGCCGATGGGCTGACGGATGCGATGAACCTGTTCCTCGACCGGGCTACGAAAGCCGCCGGACGGCCGGTCATTGAAATCAACGCGTGGGCCGATCTAGTCGCGTTGGTCCGCTATTCGCAGGGCTCGCCCCTGATTCTGAATCTGCTGGCCGCTCAGCTGGGCCTGGGTGCCACGGCTGTCGACCTGCTGGCGAAGATCGAGGAGCGAGGCCTCTTGTGGCTGGGCTTTTCGTCGGGGGCCCGAGGGATTCGGGAGCACCATCGGCGGCTCGACATCACCATGTCGGGGTCGTGGGACTTGTGCGGGGAAGAGGAGCAGTTGCTCTGGGCAAGGCTCAGCGTGTTCAGCGAAAGCTTCGGACTCGCAGCCGTCCAGGAAGTGTGCAGCGACGAAAAGCTGCCGCGGAACAAAGTCGAGCACCTTCTGGGCAACCTCAAATTGCGGTCGATCGTCGACCCCGATGCGTCCGGCCGCTTCACCCAGCACGCCGCGCTGCAAGAATACGGGCTGAAAATGCTGGGCGACGTGCTGGGTGAAGACCTATCCGTCTTCCGGGACCGTCACCGCGACTGGGTGGCCAAGCTGGCGTCTGACGGTGCCAGGGAGTGGTTCTCCCCGCAGGAGAAGCCCTGGCTCGACGCGCTGAATGTGGACGCGCCGAATGTGGACGCGGCGATCGACTGGTGTATTGAGCGCCGTGAGGTCGAGCAGGGCCTCACCATCGCAACGAACGCCCATCGTGTGAGGATGCCGTACCACCACGCCAAAGAGCCCCTGGTGGCACGGTGGTTCGACGGCCTTCTGGCGATCAAGAGCGAGGTGCCGACGCTGACCAGGGTCGGCGCCCTTTCCTCCATCGCGTTCATGCGCACTGTCCTCGGCGATCCGACCGCGCTGGAGCATCTGCGGGAAATCAAGCAGATCGCCGCAATGTTTCCCGAGGCTCGGGACTTCCCGCCGGCGCTGGCGGCGGAGGGCACGTACCAGGCGCTGGTGATGCTCGATCCGGCGGGGATGGACATGCTCAGGGCCGCGGCGGACGGCTTCGCGACCATGGGGCCCGACTTCGCCGGCGATGAACAAATGGCCAGGCTGATGCTGGGGATGAGCGCCGGGCTTATCGGCCCCGCGCACCTGGCAGACCTCACGGCAGATGAATGCTTGGCGCACGCCGAACGCGCCGGCGCACCGTGGGCCATCACGTGGGCGCAATGGCTTTACATGCTGCCGAAGCGCACGAAACGGTTGGATGTCGGCGGCAAGGTGATCTCCGCGCAGCTCGCTCTCGGTGATCGGTGGGCTCCGGGCTGGACCGCCGAAGTCAAATGGTGGGAGCTCGCCAAGCACGACCCGGAGGCCGCGGCCAGATTGTCTGGCGCATCGAGTGCCTGGCAGGAGGAGCACCACGTCGCGATCCCCGGCCTGCCCAGCTTCGGCCAGCACCGGGACGCCAAGATCGATTTGATCACGAGCCAGATAGGTCGGAACGGCTACGACAAGCTAGAACTGGAGGGACGCGGCCTCGGAAAAGACGGGATCATCAAGCTGATGTACATCCCGAGCCCGGCTCCGCCGGTCACGTTGAATGCACACCAGCTGCGCATCGTGTCGATGGTGGCTGCCGGCTGGCAGAACCGCGACATCGCGATCGAACTCAATGTCTCGGCAGCAACCGTGAGCCGACAGCTGACGGATGTGTACAACAAGCTCCATCTCGACGGTGACCGGACGAAGCTGGCGGCGTGGTACAAACGCCACGGCGCGGCCGGGGCGAAGCGGTAA
- a CDS encoding cytochrome P450 yields the protein MSLSEERGSLSAGPDTDFDYLNPVFADDVHERLRELRERCPVAHSRAQGGFYIALRHPAVAEAARNASGAFSAAVNIGAAPKVAPELPCAAPMFEEDGAEHRQWRRLLAPHFTASAAAEHEDYVRQLCREAIARFVTEGQTDLVTSYLRVIPPLVAAAVLGIPEQHRPALAAHVRAFMTASTPDEEESRGAAYTTFLAALLDDVSDESMLGTVARTSVGGEVPSPLQQAKFASLMLAAGHLTASDACAGVLLHLFDDDRLRARAAADPAFLTEVIDESVRHEPAVTATGRAVVKEVELGGVRLVPGDRLVLLWPSANRDEAVFPDGAEFRMGREEPGAQQLAWGTGPHQCIGKHLARMEIRVMIEELLAAIPDVRLAPGTRPRRTFGVIRGVSELPACWSSP from the coding sequence GTGAGTTTGAGCGAGGAACGGGGATCGCTGAGCGCAGGTCCCGATACTGATTTCGACTACCTCAACCCCGTCTTCGCCGACGACGTCCACGAACGGTTGAGGGAGCTGCGGGAGAGATGCCCGGTGGCGCACAGCCGGGCCCAAGGCGGTTTTTACATAGCCCTCCGTCACCCCGCCGTAGCCGAGGCCGCCCGTAATGCATCAGGTGCCTTCAGCGCCGCCGTGAACATCGGCGCCGCTCCCAAAGTGGCACCGGAATTGCCATGCGCAGCACCGATGTTCGAGGAGGACGGCGCCGAACACCGCCAGTGGCGACGGCTCCTGGCACCCCACTTCACCGCCTCTGCGGCTGCCGAGCACGAGGACTACGTCCGTCAGCTCTGCCGGGAGGCAATCGCGCGATTCGTCACCGAGGGCCAGACGGACCTCGTAACTTCGTATTTGCGCGTCATCCCGCCCCTCGTTGCGGCTGCGGTGCTCGGCATCCCCGAGCAGCACCGGCCTGCGCTGGCCGCCCACGTCCGCGCCTTCATGACAGCCTCCACCCCGGACGAGGAAGAGAGCCGCGGTGCGGCCTACACGACCTTCCTCGCTGCCCTCCTCGACGACGTCTCCGACGAGTCAATGCTCGGCACCGTCGCACGCACCTCGGTCGGCGGCGAAGTGCCCAGCCCGTTGCAACAGGCGAAGTTCGCCAGCCTCATGCTCGCCGCCGGGCACCTGACGGCCTCGGACGCCTGCGCTGGCGTCCTGCTGCACCTGTTCGACGACGATCGTCTGCGGGCCCGCGCCGCCGCCGATCCGGCCTTCCTGACGGAGGTCATCGACGAGTCCGTGCGCCACGAACCGGCCGTCACCGCTACCGGCCGGGCGGTGGTCAAGGAAGTCGAACTCGGCGGTGTGCGGCTGGTCCCGGGAGACCGCCTAGTGCTGCTGTGGCCTTCCGCGAACCGTGACGAAGCCGTTTTTCCGGACGGGGCGGAATTCCGGATGGGCAGGGAAGAACCCGGAGCGCAGCAGCTTGCCTGGGGCACCGGTCCTCACCAGTGCATTGGCAAGCACTTAGCGCGGATGGAGATCAGGGTCATGATCGAAGAACTGCTGGCAGCAATCCCCGATGTTCGTCTGGCACCCGGGACCCGCCCGCGCCGGACATTCGGAGTCATCCGCGGCGTCTCCGAGCTTCCGGCGTGCTGGTCGTCGCCGTAA
- a CDS encoding DNA cytosine methyltransferase: protein MTTRGVAISVFSGVGGLDLGAEKAGFEVRAAVERDVNAADTMRKNFPHLAGSVICADILDVPTTEIMAAAGLSRRERPDLLIGGPPCTPFSKSGFWLDWKRAGRDPAAGLLQEFTRVLREARPRGFVLENVSALTFDNRASRPAFQRLLAEADAAGYKHAWKVLNAADFGVAQSRQRLFVTGVLKTEKTTPGLPVPGFGGTRNRRVPGDPGKPHVTAGQALEGLTASPEPSDEVAGRYGHLLPGIPPGGNYLHYTAERGHPAPLFRWRSRYWSFLLKLDPDRPSPTIQAQPGPYTGPFHWENRRLRIPELKRLFGFPDEFQFTGSRNSVQSQIGNSVPPELSRAVMATLFGNGAEER, encoded by the coding sequence ATGACCACCCGCGGCGTCGCGATCTCGGTGTTCTCCGGCGTCGGCGGCCTGGACCTCGGCGCGGAGAAAGCGGGTTTCGAGGTGCGCGCCGCGGTCGAACGCGACGTCAACGCCGCCGACACGATGAGGAAGAACTTCCCGCATCTGGCCGGCTCGGTCATCTGCGCCGACATCCTCGACGTCCCCACGACAGAGATCATGGCGGCAGCGGGTCTGTCCCGGCGGGAGCGGCCCGACCTGCTCATCGGCGGCCCGCCGTGCACCCCGTTCTCGAAGTCCGGCTTCTGGCTCGACTGGAAACGCGCAGGGCGCGACCCAGCCGCCGGCCTTCTCCAGGAGTTCACCCGCGTCCTGAGGGAGGCGCGGCCCCGCGGCTTCGTCCTCGAGAACGTCTCCGCACTGACCTTCGACAACAGGGCCAGCCGTCCCGCGTTCCAGCGCCTGCTCGCTGAAGCCGACGCCGCCGGGTACAAGCACGCCTGGAAAGTGTTGAACGCCGCCGACTTCGGCGTCGCGCAATCGCGACAGCGGCTGTTCGTGACCGGGGTGCTCAAGACCGAAAAGACGACGCCCGGGCTTCCCGTGCCCGGGTTCGGCGGCACCCGGAACCGCCGAGTACCAGGAGATCCCGGGAAGCCGCATGTCACGGCGGGCCAAGCGCTGGAAGGCCTGACCGCGAGCCCGGAACCCTCGGACGAGGTCGCAGGACGGTACGGCCACCTGCTGCCCGGCATCCCTCCCGGCGGGAACTACCTGCACTACACGGCCGAACGAGGACACCCGGCGCCGCTGTTCCGCTGGCGCTCGCGCTACTGGTCGTTCCTGCTCAAACTGGACCCGGACCGGCCCTCCCCCACCATTCAGGCGCAGCCCGGCCCGTACACGGGCCCGTTCCACTGGGAGAACAGGCGCCTGCGCATCCCCGAACTCAAAAGACTGTTCGGTTTTCCCGACGAGTTCCAGTTCACCGGAAGCCGCAACTCCGTCCAGTCCCAGATCGGCAACTCCGTTCCCCCGGAACTGAGCCGCGCGGTGATGGCCACGCTGTTCGGCAACGGAGCCGAGGAACGGTGA